A single window of Nicotiana tomentosiformis chromosome 1, ASM39032v3, whole genome shotgun sequence DNA harbors:
- the LOC104090536 gene encoding (-)-camphene/tricyclene synthase, chloroplastic-like, with protein MLFTNVGILLPMANYRRPPPNTCFPSFTPGKSSTISCLSKAEPPLNHSTISTNQSSFSDLNPIRRSGNYEPTTWDSEYIQSIHNDYVGEKYIKRFNKLKKEMKEKMMIMINEGSEELDKLELIDNLQRLGVSYHFNDEIMQILSSIHLNASTGDSLYATALKFRLLRQHGFHVSQDILNDFKDEHGHLKESLCVDTERLLQLYEASFLSTETESTFLECANIFAMSQLQNFLNNQLYEEDNVTVALVRHALELPLHWMMLRVETKWYINIYERMSNANALLLELAKLDFNIVQATHQEDLRNLSRWWKNSCLAEKLPFTRDRIVEAFLWIAGMMFEPQKNQLCRTLLTRVTAMATVIDDIYDVYGTLDELELFTCAVERMELKAIDHLPDYMKVCYLALFNTVTEIAYEVLKEQGINIIPYLQKPWGDLCKAYLQEARWYYEGYIPTLEEYMDNAWITVGSLVIVFNAFFFVTNPITKEALKYLSKYPDIIRWSATIIRLADDLATTSDEMKRGDVAKSIQCYMNEKGVSEEDAKKHISSLIKETWKLINTAQRENSIFSEAFIRCAVNIARTGQSIYQYGDGHGIQNYMIKNRNSELFFEPIRISIP; from the exons ATGTTATTCACCAACGTAGGGATACTACTGCCCATGGCTAACTACAGAAGACCTCCACCTAATACCTGTTTTCCCTCTTTTACCCCTGGAAAATCATCAACAATATCCTGCCTTTCTAAAGCTGAACCACCACTTAATCACTCTACTATTTCCACTAATCAGTCATCATTTTCAGATCTTAATCCCATTAGGCGTTCAGGGAATTACGAACCTACCACATGGGATTCTGAATATATTCAGTCCATACACAATGATTATGTG GGAGAGAAGTATATCAAACGGTTTAACAAACTGAAGAAGGAAATGAAGGAGAAGATGATGATAATGATTAATGAGGGATCAGAAGAATTAGATAAGTTGGAGCTAATTGATAATTTACAAAGGCTTGGAGTAAGTTACCACTTCAACGATGAAATCATGCAAATTTTGAGTAGCATACACCTTAATGCATCCACAGGAGATTCATTATACGCCACAGCTCTGAAATTTAGACTCTTGAGACAACATGGTTTTCATGTCTCTCAAG aTATATTGAACGATTTCAAGGATGAGCATGGTCACCTCAAAGAGAGTCTCTGTGTAGATACAGAAAGATTGTTACAATTATATGAAGCTTCATTTCTCTCTACCGAAACTGAAAGCACTTTTCTAGAGTGCGCCAATATATTTGCAATGTCACAGCTACAGAATTTTCTGAACAATCAATTATATGAGGAAGACAATGTGACAGTCGCATTAGTGCGCCATGCCCTGGAACTTCCTTTGCATTGGATGATGTTGAGAGTTGAGACAAAGTGGTACATAAACATTTATGAGAGAATGTCGAATGCTAATGCTCTTCTGCTCGAGCTTGCTAAGTTAGACTTCAACATTGTTCAAGCAACACACCAAGAAGATTTAAGAAATCTATCAAG GTGGTGGAAGAACTCATGCCTTGCAGAAAAATTGCCATTTACAAGGGATAGAATAGTTGAAGCTTTCTTATGGATAGCGGGGATGATGTTTGAACCTCAAAAGAACCAGCTGTGCCGAACACTGTTGACGAGGGTCACTGCTATGGCTACAGTTATAGATGATATTTATGATGTCTATGGCACTCTTGATGAGTTGGAACTTTTCACTTGTGCTGTTGAAAG AATGGAGCTAAAAGCGATTGACCATCTTCCAGACTATATGAAAGTATGCTACCTTGCACTCTTCAACACTGTCACTGAAATTGCATATGAAGTTCTCAAAGAGCAAGGAATCAACATCATACCCTACCTTCAAAAACCA TGGGGAGATTTGTGCAAAGCTTACTTACAAGAAGCAAGATGGTACTACGAAGGGTATATACCAACTCTGGAAGAATACATGGATAATGCATGGATTACAGTTGGAAGTCTTGTTATAGTATTCAATGCATTCTTCTTTGTTACGAATCCAATTACCAAAGAGGCGCTGAAATATTTAAGCAAGTACCCTGACATTATTCGTTGGTCTGCTACAATTATTCGTCTTGCCGATGATTTAGCGACAACATCG GATGAAATGAAAAGAGGAGATGTTGCCAAGTCAATTCAATGTTACATGAATGAGAAGGGTGTTTCTGAAGAAGATGCAAAAAAACACATCAGTTCTttgataaaagaaacatggaaacTGATCAACACGGCTCAACGGGAAAATTCAATATTTTCTGAAGCATTCATTAGATGTGCAGTAAATATTGCAAGAACGGGACAGAGCATTTACCAGTATGGAGATGGGCATGGAATTCAAAATTATATGATTAAAAATCGCAATTCCGAATTATTTTTTGAGCCCATCAGAATTTCAATTCCATAA